A single genomic interval of Sphingopyxis sp. CCNWLW2 harbors:
- a CDS encoding efflux RND transporter periplasmic adaptor subunit: protein MLDKRSLLLAGALCAASLLLGACSGQDESKNGRGAPEVGYVAVKVEPVPVTSSLGGRTVAFETSEVRPQVNGLIRRRLFTEGGFVRAGQPLYQIDASLYQAGVDQAAANLASARASAQAADERARRLEPLAKMQAVAEQDYTDALAQARMARAAVAQNGAALETARINLRFATITAPISGRIGRSLATPGALVSASQASPLAVIQQTDPMYVDMQQSSAELTTLRQAIESGGVTAGSTSVRLRMEDGSAYPFAGVVQFSDVTVNEATGTITLRARFPNPRGILLPGMFVTALFDQAVNPTAILLPQAAVQRDFDGSAFVYLVGKDNKAARRKIVADRTSGANWVVTDGLKPGDRVITQGIGNLRQGAPIRPVPASSAQRVGAPKGGDAQAKGK from the coding sequence ATGCTGGACAAAAGGTCGCTGTTGCTGGCCGGAGCCCTGTGTGCCGCAAGCCTGCTGCTCGGCGCCTGCTCGGGTCAGGATGAAAGCAAGAATGGCCGCGGCGCGCCCGAGGTCGGCTATGTCGCCGTCAAGGTCGAGCCGGTGCCCGTCACCTCGTCGCTCGGCGGCCGCACCGTCGCGTTCGAGACGAGCGAAGTGCGCCCGCAGGTGAACGGCCTGATCCGCCGCCGCCTGTTCACCGAAGGCGGCTTTGTGCGCGCCGGCCAGCCGCTCTACCAGATCGACGCGAGCCTTTATCAGGCGGGGGTCGACCAGGCCGCCGCGAACCTCGCGAGCGCCCGCGCGAGCGCACAGGCGGCCGACGAACGCGCGCGGCGGCTCGAACCGCTTGCGAAGATGCAGGCGGTCGCCGAGCAGGATTACACCGACGCGCTGGCACAGGCGCGGATGGCGCGCGCCGCGGTCGCGCAGAATGGCGCCGCGCTGGAAACCGCGCGCATCAACCTGCGTTTTGCGACGATCACCGCGCCGATCAGCGGCCGCATCGGCCGCAGCCTCGCGACCCCCGGCGCACTCGTCAGCGCGAGCCAGGCGAGCCCGCTTGCGGTGATCCAGCAGACCGACCCGATGTATGTCGACATGCAGCAGTCGAGCGCCGAGCTCACTACGCTGCGGCAGGCGATCGAAAGCGGCGGGGTCACCGCGGGCAGCACCTCGGTGCGCCTGCGCATGGAGGACGGCAGCGCCTACCCCTTTGCCGGCGTCGTCCAGTTTTCCGACGTCACGGTCAACGAGGCGACGGGCACCATCACGCTGCGCGCGCGCTTCCCCAATCCCAGGGGCATCCTGCTGCCCGGCATGTTCGTGACCGCGCTGTTCGATCAGGCGGTGAACCCGACCGCGATCCTGCTGCCGCAAGCCGCGGTGCAGCGCGATTTCGACGGATCGGCCTTCGTCTATCTCGTCGGCAAGGACAATAAGGCGGCACGGCGCAAGATCGTCGCCGACCGCACCTCGGGCGCCAATTGGGTCGTCACCGACGGGCTGAAACCCGGCGATCGCGTGATCACGCAGGGCATCGGCAATCTTCGGCAGGGCGCACCGATCCGCCCGGTCCCGGCAAGCAGCGCGCAGCGCGTGGGCGCTCCGAAGGGCGGCGACGCCCAAGCTAAGGGCAAGTAA